The following are encoded together in the Mycobacteriales bacterium genome:
- the fmt gene encoding methionyl-tRNA formyltransferase produces MRLVLAGTPRAAVPSLEALLASRHDLIAVLTRPDAPAGRGRTLRPSPVRERAQAAGVEVLTPGHPRDEAFQARLRELAPDCCPVVAYGALLPQPVLDIPRLGWVNLHFSLLPAWRGAAPVQHAVLHGDEVTGATTFRLEAGMDTGPVFGVVTEPVRPDDTSGDLLERLAGAGAGLLVATLDGLEEGVLQAVPQPPDGVSLAPKITVDEARVDWSAPAIRVDRLVRACTPAPGAWTTLRGKRVKLGPVTVTEQVLAPGELRDGLVGTGTTAVRLGGVRPEGKGAMPTADWLRGLRLEPGERLA; encoded by the coding sequence GTGAGGCTCGTCCTCGCCGGCACCCCGCGGGCCGCCGTGCCCTCGCTGGAGGCGTTGCTCGCCAGCCGGCACGACCTCATCGCTGTCCTCACCCGCCCCGACGCTCCCGCCGGCCGCGGCCGGACGTTGCGGCCGAGTCCGGTGCGCGAGCGTGCGCAGGCCGCCGGCGTGGAGGTCCTCACACCCGGCCACCCTCGGGACGAGGCGTTCCAGGCTCGGCTGCGCGAGCTGGCTCCGGACTGCTGCCCCGTCGTCGCGTACGGGGCGCTGCTGCCGCAGCCGGTGCTCGACATCCCCAGGTTGGGCTGGGTGAACCTGCACTTCTCGTTGCTGCCGGCCTGGCGCGGGGCGGCGCCGGTCCAGCACGCCGTGCTGCACGGCGACGAGGTCACCGGTGCCACCACCTTCCGGCTCGAGGCCGGCATGGACACCGGTCCGGTCTTCGGCGTGGTCACCGAGCCGGTGCGGCCGGACGACACCAGCGGCGACCTGCTGGAGCGGCTCGCCGGTGCGGGCGCCGGGCTGCTCGTCGCCACCCTGGACGGGCTCGAGGAGGGGGTGCTGCAGGCCGTGCCGCAGCCTCCCGACGGTGTCAGCCTCGCTCCGAAGATCACCGTGGACGAGGCGCGGGTCGACTGGTCGGCGCCGGCGATCCGCGTCGACCGCCTCGTGCGCGCCTGCACCCCTGCCCCCGGTGCCTGGACGACGCTCCGCGGCAAGCGGGTCAAGCTCGGCCCGGTCACCGTCACCGAGCAGGTGCTGGCTCCGGGGGAGCTCCGGGACGGGCTGGTCGGCACCGGGACGACAGCCGTACGGCTGGGCGGAGTTCGTCCGGAGGGCAAGGGGGCGATGCCGACGGCCGACTGGCTGCGCGGTCTCCGGCTGGAGCCGGGGGAGCGGCTCGCATGA
- the def gene encoding peptide deformylase — MSTRPIRLLGDPVLRTPAVEVTTFDKELRTLVKDLADTMIEAPGVGLAAPQIGVGLRVFVYDVDDVLGHLINPVLHFPTDEEQDGPEGCLSLPDLTFDCVRKAHVVAHGQNVHGDPVTISGSDLLARCVQHETDHLDGVLFIDRLDAETKKAAMEAIRNAEWANQPPPVVKASPHPLFGRAR; from the coding sequence GTGTCCACCCGACCGATCCGCCTGCTCGGCGACCCCGTCCTGCGCACCCCCGCGGTCGAGGTGACCACCTTCGACAAGGAGCTGCGGACCCTCGTCAAGGACCTCGCCGACACGATGATCGAGGCCCCTGGCGTGGGGCTCGCCGCTCCGCAGATCGGGGTCGGCCTGCGGGTGTTCGTCTACGACGTCGACGACGTCCTCGGGCACCTGATCAACCCGGTGCTGCACTTCCCCACCGACGAGGAGCAGGACGGCCCCGAGGGCTGCCTGTCGCTCCCGGACCTGACCTTCGACTGCGTGCGCAAGGCGCACGTCGTCGCGCACGGGCAGAACGTCCACGGCGACCCGGTCACGATCTCCGGCAGCGACCTGCTCGCCCGCTGCGTGCAGCACGAGACCGACCACCTCGACGGTGTGCTGTTCATCGACCGGCTCGACGCCGAGACCAAGAAGGCGGCGATGGAGGCCATCCGCAACGCCGAGTGGGCGAACCAGCCCCCGCCGGTGGTCAAGGCCAGCCCGCACCCGCTGTTCGGGCGCGCGCGCTGA
- a CDS encoding primosomal protein N' has translation MAEHLPVARVVVDTGLAHLDRPFDYAVPAAAAEDALPGVRVRVRFAGRLVDGWLLERLDASEHLGRLAPLSVVSPERVLPAEVAALARAVADRTAGTLPDVLRLAVPPRHARVEAESPPRPAPPAPAQVAPEPPAPEPGSWSRYPAGPAFLSALAAGRSPRAVWTALPGPTWPDEIALAVRACATSGRGALVVVPDARDLERVTGALATAGVPAASLSADLGPAERYRRWLSVLRGAVSVAVGTRATAFAPVRDLGLVVIWDDGDDLHAEPRAPYPHVREVLALRAHLTGAAVLVAGHARTAEAQLLLDTGWARPLAAERAQVRAAAPAVDGTGEEQLARDPGAQAARLPAAAFDAARAALGEGAPVLVQVPRRGYVPSLACDRDRTPARCPGCAGPLASTAGNAVAGCRWCGRLAGDWRCPECDGRRMRATVVGAVRTAEELGRAFPGTAVRTSGRDSVLSRVAAEPALVVSTPGAEPVADGGYGAVLLLDGWAALGRADLRAGEEALRRWLAPAARARPAPRGRVVVVADRALAPVQALVRWDPAGAAERELAERTVLGFPPTVRMASVEGPSAAVNDLLAALPEPIRADLLGPVPGRGDTERVLLRAPRTRGAELAAALKAAAGLRSARKGEPVRIEFDPRTLA, from the coding sequence CTGGCCGAGCACCTGCCCGTCGCGCGGGTCGTCGTCGACACCGGACTCGCGCACCTGGACCGGCCCTTCGACTATGCGGTGCCGGCCGCCGCGGCCGAGGACGCGCTGCCGGGCGTACGGGTCCGGGTCCGCTTTGCCGGGCGGCTGGTCGACGGCTGGCTCCTCGAGCGGCTCGACGCCAGCGAGCATCTCGGCCGGCTGGCCCCGCTGTCCGTCGTCAGCCCCGAGCGGGTCCTTCCGGCCGAGGTCGCCGCGCTCGCCCGCGCAGTCGCCGACCGCACCGCCGGCACACTGCCGGACGTGCTGCGGCTGGCCGTGCCGCCCCGGCACGCACGGGTCGAGGCGGAGTCGCCGCCGCGCCCCGCACCCCCCGCCCCCGCGCAGGTCGCTCCCGAACCCCCAGCCCCTGAACCCGGAAGCTGGAGCCGCTACCCCGCGGGCCCGGCGTTCCTGTCCGCGCTCGCGGCCGGGCGCTCACCCCGAGCCGTCTGGACCGCCCTGCCGGGACCCACCTGGCCGGACGAGATCGCGCTGGCCGTACGGGCCTGCGCCACCAGTGGCCGCGGGGCCCTGGTCGTCGTGCCCGACGCGCGCGACCTGGAGCGGGTGACCGGAGCCCTCGCCACCGCCGGTGTCCCGGCCGCCTCGCTCAGCGCGGACCTCGGGCCCGCCGAGCGCTACCGCCGGTGGCTGTCCGTCCTGCGGGGTGCCGTCTCGGTCGCCGTCGGCACCCGGGCCACGGCCTTCGCGCCGGTCCGCGACCTCGGCCTGGTCGTGATCTGGGACGACGGCGACGACCTGCACGCCGAGCCGCGGGCGCCCTACCCGCACGTACGCGAGGTCCTCGCCCTGCGCGCCCACCTCACCGGCGCCGCCGTGCTGGTCGCCGGCCATGCGCGCACGGCGGAGGCGCAGCTGCTGCTCGACACCGGCTGGGCCAGGCCGCTGGCCGCGGAGCGGGCGCAGGTCCGGGCGGCGGCGCCCGCCGTGGACGGTACCGGTGAGGAGCAGCTCGCCCGGGATCCCGGAGCGCAGGCCGCCCGACTGCCCGCCGCCGCCTTCGACGCCGCCCGCGCCGCGCTCGGCGAGGGTGCGCCGGTGCTCGTGCAGGTCCCGCGGCGCGGCTACGTCCCGAGCCTGGCCTGCGACCGCGACCGCACACCGGCGCGCTGTCCCGGCTGCGCCGGACCGCTGGCCTCGACAGCCGGGAACGCGGTCGCCGGCTGTCGATGGTGCGGCCGCCTCGCGGGGGACTGGCGCTGCCCGGAGTGCGACGGCCGGCGGATGCGGGCCACGGTCGTCGGTGCTGTGCGGACCGCCGAGGAGCTGGGCCGCGCCTTTCCCGGCACCGCCGTCCGGACGTCCGGGCGCGACAGCGTGCTGTCCCGGGTCGCGGCCGAGCCGGCGCTGGTCGTCAGCACGCCCGGGGCCGAGCCGGTGGCCGACGGCGGCTACGGCGCGGTGCTGCTGCTCGACGGCTGGGCGGCGCTCGGGCGGGCCGACCTGCGCGCGGGCGAGGAGGCGCTGCGGCGATGGTTAGCCCCAGCGGCGCGCGCCCGGCCGGCGCCGCGGGGCCGGGTCGTCGTGGTCGCCGACCGTGCGCTGGCCCCGGTGCAGGCGCTGGTGCGCTGGGACCCGGCCGGCGCCGCCGAGCGGGAGCTGGCCGAACGCACCGTGCTGGGCTTTCCGCCGACGGTCCGGATGGCGTCGGTCGAGGGTCCGTCGGCTGCCGTCAACGACCTGCTCGCGGCGCTGCCGGAGCCGATCCGCGCCGACCTGCTGGGCCCGGTGCCGGGTCGCGGCGACACCGAGCGGGTGCTGCTACGCGCCCCCCGGACACGGGGCGCCGAGCTCGCCGCTGCTCTCAAGGCCGCGGCCGGTTTGCGCAGCGCGCGCAAGGGCGAGCCGGTCCGCATCGAGTTCGACCCCCGGACCCTCGCCTAG